Proteins from one Mesotoga infera genomic window:
- a CDS encoding Gfo/Idh/MocA family protein: MEKIRAAIVGTGFAAEIHTRALRELGFEVAAVVGSNLSRSSAFAEKWKIERHGVDFEIALQEDIDCVHICTPPALHYVMAKRAMESGKHVICEKPLCLDTAEAEKLLALSKEKGLVAAVNFNVRFHGKCHEARKLVAASEFGGVCLIHGAYLQEFHALPDRYSWRYKPELAGHMRAVTEIGSHWIDLARYLTGLEVTEVSADFGVFTRQRYLSGDDMYPEYREGSERITVNSEDAAAILLKFDSGAIGNVILSEVSHGRGNRLEIEVTGRNESVWWDSESPCELNRSRKSGGVLTSSDAFCGGFVDTFKECFREVYTDIERGRPSVKASYPTFEDGYRNTAVCSAIYESAVKGRWTKVELNPR; this comes from the coding sequence ATGGAAAAGATACGTGCGGCAATTGTAGGAACGGGATTCGCGGCGGAGATCCACACCCGCGCGCTAAGAGAGCTCGGATTCGAGGTGGCCGCGGTGGTCGGATCGAACCTATCACGATCATCGGCCTTCGCGGAGAAGTGGAAAATAGAACGTCATGGAGTCGATTTCGAAATCGCGCTGCAAGAAGATATCGACTGTGTACACATCTGCACGCCTCCGGCCCTTCATTATGTGATGGCGAAACGGGCTATGGAATCGGGGAAGCACGTTATATGCGAGAAGCCTCTCTGTCTGGATACAGCGGAAGCCGAAAAACTTCTGGCTCTCTCGAAGGAAAAGGGGCTGGTCGCGGCCGTCAATTTCAACGTAAGGTTCCACGGGAAGTGCCATGAAGCCAGAAAGCTCGTGGCCGCAAGCGAGTTTGGTGGCGTCTGTTTGATTCACGGTGCATATCTCCAGGAATTCCATGCCCTTCCGGATCGTTATTCCTGGCGCTATAAACCCGAACTGGCCGGACATATGCGCGCAGTCACCGAAATCGGTTCCCACTGGATCGATCTCGCCAGATACCTTACCGGCCTTGAAGTGACCGAAGTATCGGCCGATTTTGGCGTGTTCACCAGGCAAAGATATCTCTCGGGGGACGATATGTACCCCGAATACAGAGAGGGTTCGGAGAGGATAACAGTCAATTCCGAAGATGCCGCGGCGATCCTTTTGAAGTTCGACAGCGGGGCTATCGGGAACGTTATACTGTCGGAGGTTTCTCACGGAAGGGGAAACAGGCTGGAGATAGAGGTAACCGGACGGAACGAATCGGTATGGTGGGATTCGGAAAGCCCCTGCGAGCTCAACAGAAGCCGTAAATCCGGCGGTGTTCTCACCAGTTCCGACGCTTTCTGCGGAGGTTTTGTCGACACTTTCAAGGAATGCTTCAGGGAGGTCTATACCGATATCGAAAGAGGCCGGCCCTCCGTTAAAGCTTCATACCCCACTTTCGAAGATGGTTACAGAAACACCGCCGTCTGCTCGGCCATTTATGAAAGCGCCGTAAAAGGCAGATGGACGAAGGTAGAGCTGAACCCCAGATGA
- a CDS encoding ABC transporter permease — MTAYILRRLLSVPLTMIGVTLIVFCVIWSLGPDTLLSAYMTGGTGRAPNAAERIIKKYGLDEPAIIRYFIWISNTLRGDMGYSMAGRMDVSKAIRQMLPSSLELIFLSLIPIILIGSRLGLRAAMNPDGPVDSVFGFFSTVGWATPDFILGLLILTGGFVFFKWLPIGGLKPVMVKGWKDYTYSTLIDSILNGRVKVFLEQLLFLLEPVMTLFLVNSAYIYQISRAGALEVKHNDYIRTARSKGLSEREIMLKHVRKNALIPVLTAGGELFASMVAGVVFVETIFARTGIGSLIADAALMFDVLTLSGCVLVISILMITANLLVDIAYSLVNPKVTLWKEIPG; from the coding sequence ATGACCGCATACATTCTAAGAAGGTTGCTCTCTGTTCCCCTGACAATGATAGGAGTCACCCTGATCGTATTCTGTGTTATATGGTCGCTCGGCCCGGACACTCTGTTGAGCGCTTATATGACCGGCGGCACCGGAAGGGCTCCAAACGCTGCGGAGAGGATCATAAAAAAGTATGGTCTCGACGAGCCGGCCATAATCAGGTACTTCATCTGGATTTCAAACACGCTCCGGGGAGATATGGGGTATTCCATGGCCGGAAGGATGGATGTTAGCAAGGCCATTCGCCAGATGTTGCCGAGCAGTCTGGAACTGATCTTTCTTTCGCTGATTCCCATAATTCTGATAGGCTCCCGCTTGGGCCTCAGGGCCGCAATGAATCCCGATGGTCCGGTGGATTCAGTCTTCGGCTTTTTTTCGACCGTCGGCTGGGCGACGCCCGACTTCATACTCGGGCTCTTAATCCTGACAGGGGGGTTCGTCTTTTTCAAATGGCTCCCGATCGGTGGCCTAAAACCGGTCATGGTCAAAGGCTGGAAGGATTATACTTATTCGACGCTGATCGACTCCATCCTGAACGGCCGTGTTAAGGTTTTTCTAGAACAATTGTTGTTTCTCCTCGAACCAGTAATGACTCTCTTTCTTGTGAATTCGGCCTACATATACCAGATCAGCAGGGCCGGCGCGCTCGAAGTCAAGCACAACGATTACATACGGACGGCCCGCTCGAAAGGCTTGAGCGAGAGAGAGATAATGCTCAAACACGTGAGAAAAAACGCTTTGATCCCCGTGCTCACGGCCGGGGGCGAGCTCTTCGCCTCCATGGTGGCAGGGGTCGTGTTCGTCGAAACGATATTCGCCAGAACTGGCATAGGAAGCTTGATTGCCGACGCCGCCCTCATGTTCGACGTCTTGACGCTGTCCGGTTGTGTCCTGGTGATCTCTATACTTATGATAACGGCGAACCTGCTGGTGGATATAGCCTACTCACTGGTGAACCCTAAAGTGACGCTCTGGAAGGAAATTCCCGGATAA
- a CDS encoding flavodoxin domain-containing protein, with protein sequence MKERVLVAYATKRGSTAEIAEKIGEVLRKRQMQVDVLPTRKVADLSPYKTAILGTAVYIGLWRREAVKFLKTFADELAKMPLRIFLSGPTGAGDPLELLGDWRFPESLRPVIEQVKPVEITCFGGRIESGKMNPFEKMIIKKNGAEIGDFRNWESIASWANGID encoded by the coding sequence ATGAAAGAGAGAGTTTTGGTAGCTTATGCCACCAAGCGTGGATCGACCGCGGAGATCGCCGAAAAGATCGGAGAGGTCCTCAGGAAAAGACAGATGCAGGTGGATGTGCTGCCTACCCGGAAAGTCGCCGATCTCTCGCCGTACAAAACAGCGATACTCGGAACGGCCGTTTATATAGGGCTGTGGAGGAGGGAGGCCGTCAAGTTCCTTAAAACCTTTGCGGACGAGCTTGCAAAGATGCCCCTGCGGATCTTTCTTAGCGGTCCTACCGGCGCGGGAGATCCGCTGGAGCTGCTGGGTGACTGGCGCTTTCCGGAATCTCTGAGACCGGTGATAGAGCAAGTAAAACCCGTTGAAATAACTTGCTTCGGAGGAAGAATAGAGAGCGGCAAGATGAATCCCTTCGAAAAAATGATAATCAAAAAAAACGGGGCCGAGATCGGCGATTTCCGCAACTGGGAGAGTATCGCTTCGTGGGCGAATGGAATCGACTGA
- a CDS encoding aminotransferase-like domain-containing protein, producing the protein MKVSIERNTEVPLFKQLTEQLRAAILRRDIPEGTRLPSEREMAKLLKLNRSVVIKAYNELKLDGLLDSKSGSGTYVAAVTQLKKEFGMISWSDQLSAWATSSFGEARWSSLAKGRPDDCIRLDTGVPEVRADQMTLLKKILEGLSQEELDESLQYPSLRGNPELLKYLSIRLNGSGIKVSAKNLLVTIGTEEAIYLLFSALARPGEAVIIENPTYLNVIKISRMFQHRVLPVNRFSEGFDMATLENTLQRGSVKYIYTMSCSHNPTGANMPERKKELLVRLAEKYSVPIIDDTVFSEIQYQSPMPRTLKYYDTHNCVIEVGGISKSYAPGLRIGWIVADEALIEKLIEPMRMISLGVPNLSQLVAAKLLSSGEYDAYLERYIKLSLRKCEKTRMACYRFLPSYVKVNEAQGGNFFWLELPDSMDCWKVAEESLKEGVAVSPGSLFTFDSSGKNYLRLNPLGVPEEEIETGIERLSRAIATVASRYRKEEQSFSVIV; encoded by the coding sequence ATGAAAGTATCGATCGAGAGAAATACGGAAGTACCTCTTTTCAAACAGCTTACCGAGCAGTTGAGGGCTGCCATTTTGAGACGCGACATACCGGAGGGAACGAGACTGCCCTCCGAGCGGGAGATGGCCAAGTTGCTTAAACTTAACAGGAGTGTGGTGATCAAAGCCTACAACGAGCTTAAACTTGACGGTCTCCTCGACTCAAAGTCCGGCAGCGGCACTTATGTGGCCGCGGTGACACAGCTCAAGAAGGAATTCGGAATGATAAGTTGGAGCGACCAGCTCAGCGCCTGGGCCACATCCTCCTTTGGGGAGGCCCGCTGGTCATCGCTCGCAAAGGGTCGGCCGGACGACTGCATCAGGCTCGACACAGGCGTTCCCGAAGTGAGGGCCGACCAGATGACTCTTCTGAAAAAGATACTGGAAGGTCTATCACAGGAAGAACTCGACGAATCGCTCCAGTACCCTTCGCTCAGGGGCAACCCCGAGTTACTCAAGTATCTATCCATAAGGCTGAACGGCTCGGGTATTAAAGTCTCCGCGAAAAACCTTCTAGTAACGATCGGAACCGAGGAGGCGATCTATCTTTTGTTTTCCGCGCTGGCCAGACCGGGAGAGGCCGTCATAATCGAAAATCCCACATATTTGAACGTTATCAAAATCTCCAGGATGTTCCAGCACCGGGTCCTGCCCGTAAACAGGTTCAGCGAGGGCTTCGACATGGCCACGCTGGAAAACACTCTCCAGAGGGGCTCCGTGAAGTACATATACACCATGAGCTGTTCCCACAACCCGACCGGGGCGAACATGCCCGAGCGGAAAAAGGAATTGCTCGTCAGATTGGCCGAAAAGTATTCCGTGCCGATAATCGACGACACGGTCTTTTCGGAAATCCAGTACCAGAGCCCGATGCCCAGAACCTTGAAATACTACGACACTCACAACTGCGTTATAGAGGTCGGCGGCATCTCAAAGTCATACGCGCCGGGCTTGAGAATCGGCTGGATCGTGGCCGACGAGGCTCTCATAGAAAAGCTGATCGAGCCGATGAGGATGATCTCGCTGGGCGTGCCAAACCTGAGCCAGCTGGTCGCCGCGAAGCTTCTCTCCTCGGGTGAATACGACGCTTACCTGGAGCGATATATCAAGCTATCGCTCAGAAAATGCGAAAAGACCCGGATGGCCTGCTACCGTTTCCTGCCGTCATACGTGAAGGTGAACGAAGCGCAGGGCGGTAACTTCTTCTGGCTTGAGCTCCCCGATTCCATGGATTGCTGGAAAGTTGCCGAAGAATCCCTGAAAGAGGGCGTTGCGGTATCGCCGGGAAGTCTCTTCACTTTCGATTCCTCCGGTAAGAACTACTTGAGATTGAACCCTCTAGGAGTACCGGAAGAAGAAATAGAAACGGGCATAGAAAGACTCTCTAGGGCCATCGCAACGGTCGCGTCTCGATACAGGAAGGAGGAGCAGAGCTTCTCGGTTATAGTGTAG
- a CDS encoding PilW family protein: protein MIERKGKPGLTLMEVLIAMAIIVAVLIISFNIYNLWWKAYTMASNKAVIERGLTSAIEIIIKELRVAKSVALVGDFDSLSPTPSSTNLFIGLDQNEKRVKIWSGNKNNISNLIDEDIDLLAFSVDSVDKDLLNIRIGNTEKSVELSSSVKILNKKLDESYTETSIVGFEKSVKLFE, encoded by the coding sequence GTGATTGAACGCAAAGGAAAGCCCGGCCTGACCCTTATGGAAGTCCTGATAGCCATGGCGATAATAGTGGCAGTTCTCATAATCTCTTTCAACATCTACAACCTCTGGTGGAAGGCTTATACCATGGCCTCAAATAAGGCCGTTATCGAGAGAGGTTTGACCTCGGCGATCGAGATAATTATCAAAGAGCTGAGAGTGGCAAAGAGCGTGGCCCTCGTCGGAGATTTCGATTCGCTCTCCCCGACTCCGTCTTCAACGAACCTGTTCATCGGGCTGGATCAGAACGAGAAAAGGGTGAAGATCTGGTCGGGAAACAAGAACAACATTTCCAATCTGATCGATGAAGACATCGATTTACTGGCCTTCAGCGTCGATAGCGTCGACAAAGATCTGCTGAACATAAGGATTGGAAACACCGAAAAGAGCGTCGAGCTGTCTTCCAGCGTCAAGATACTCAACAAAAAACTCGATGAATCTTACACGGAGACCTCGATCGTCGGTTTCGAAAAGTCAGTGAAACTCTTCGAGTAA
- a CDS encoding SLC13 family permease, whose translation MYELLKRTIFDPAFVKRHLVREMLFWISMALSIVSSIFMGARLESIDWEVIAKLFSLMLVVQAFKEYGVLEWMARSSLKSLKSPRSIGVMIVLLTASVSSLITNDVALITLVPLTMLIALKAGFDPMWLVMIQSQAADVGSALTPIGNPQNLFLFEKYQVPVGEFVSFLLPFTIFGVCWTLVMNLLNSRKKASFTVEPSKIREPRKLMIFALAFLVVMLSVFRVIDYRIGLVLTFVVTMVLDRGFFKKIDYFLLGTFAFFFIFIDNMTRTEFISGLMRSVANGDMQTMVNSALFSQIISNVPSAILFSSFTDSYKGLTLGVNIGGSGTIIASLANLIAYRIYVKERGQNGKYLIIFMVSSTISLLLSLTFGYFRLKFLGL comes from the coding sequence ATGTACGAACTTTTGAAAAGAACGATCTTCGATCCGGCTTTCGTTAAGAGGCACCTGGTAAGAGAGATGCTTTTCTGGATATCCATGGCTCTATCGATCGTGTCTTCGATCTTCATGGGTGCGAGACTGGAGAGTATTGACTGGGAGGTTATAGCCAAGCTCTTCAGTCTTATGCTGGTCGTGCAGGCCTTCAAGGAGTACGGCGTTCTCGAATGGATGGCCCGCTCCTCTCTGAAGAGCCTTAAAAGCCCGCGTAGTATAGGCGTGATGATCGTGCTGCTCACGGCATCGGTCAGTTCTCTCATAACAAACGACGTCGCGCTGATCACCCTCGTCCCTCTCACCATGTTGATAGCCCTGAAGGCCGGCTTCGACCCGATGTGGCTGGTGATGATTCAAAGTCAGGCCGCAGACGTGGGAAGCGCGCTGACTCCCATCGGCAACCCGCAGAACCTCTTTCTCTTTGAAAAGTACCAGGTGCCGGTCGGGGAGTTCGTTTCTTTTCTCTTGCCCTTCACCATATTTGGCGTCTGCTGGACCCTGGTGATGAACCTCCTGAACAGCAGAAAGAAAGCCTCCTTCACTGTCGAACCTTCGAAGATACGCGAGCCGAGAAAGCTGATGATATTCGCGCTGGCTTTCCTGGTAGTTATGCTTTCGGTTTTCAGGGTCATAGACTACAGGATAGGTCTGGTCCTGACCTTTGTCGTTACCATGGTGCTGGACAGGGGATTTTTCAAGAAGATCGACTACTTTCTGCTGGGAACCTTCGCCTTCTTTTTCATATTCATAGACAACATGACCAGGACCGAGTTCATATCCGGCCTGATGAGATCGGTCGCCAATGGAGATATGCAGACGATGGTGAATTCGGCCCTCTTCTCGCAGATAATAAGCAACGTTCCCTCGGCCATACTCTTCTCTTCTTTCACCGACAGCTATAAGGGCCTTACTCTGGGTGTCAACATCGGCGGTAGCGGAACGATAATCGCCTCGCTCGCCAACCTGATCGCTTACAGGATCTACGTGAAAGAACGCGGGCAGAACGGCAAATACCTGATCATTTTCATGGTATCCAGCACCATTTCGCTCCTTCTGAGTCTGACCTTCGGTTACTTCCGGCTGAAATTCCTGGGGCTTTGA
- a CDS encoding phosphotransferase enzyme family protein, translating to MPKIPYARISRFWGFKDKIKLVSGLNGRAYIVSSGRSLYILKRRPTGVAGFTMQRDFLSSLFHNGINVSLPVKNPAGLLEVRIGGFVYSLFTYIEGKKADMDISCATPEMAREIGLFTGRLHSALATLKDNAIQRRNLFMTLSTSLRFLTCQRGHLPYLDCERIEEFFGEFFSLYYRLPVQAIHGDYHPGNIIVNSGRVSGVIDFEYSCREVKVFDLSYLISSVLTEFKKMGSPSLALYLIPHLLEGYCLNNTLTTEERESIVYLLGAVLLNQVHFFLVRGYPEEAAFAESILEWVVDNRERINDKVGLTCSHSTSR from the coding sequence ATGCCAAAGATTCCCTATGCCCGGATTTCCAGGTTCTGGGGGTTCAAAGACAAAATAAAGCTCGTTTCCGGGCTCAATGGTCGTGCATATATAGTCAGTTCGGGCCGATCTTTGTACATTCTCAAGAGGCGGCCTACCGGCGTTGCGGGTTTTACAATGCAGCGGGATTTTCTTTCCTCTCTGTTTCATAATGGGATAAACGTCTCGCTCCCCGTCAAGAATCCTGCCGGACTCCTCGAAGTCAGGATCGGAGGGTTCGTTTACTCTCTCTTCACGTACATAGAGGGAAAGAAGGCAGACATGGACATATCTTGCGCCACTCCGGAAATGGCCCGCGAAATCGGCCTCTTCACCGGACGGTTGCATTCGGCGCTCGCTACACTGAAAGATAATGCCATCCAGAGAAGGAATCTCTTCATGACGCTATCGACTTCGCTGCGATTTCTCACTTGCCAGAGAGGCCATCTGCCGTATTTAGATTGCGAGAGGATCGAAGAGTTTTTCGGCGAGTTCTTCTCGCTCTACTACCGGCTTCCGGTTCAGGCGATACACGGAGATTACCACCCGGGCAATATAATCGTCAATTCCGGCAGGGTTTCCGGAGTCATAGATTTCGAGTACTCCTGCAGGGAGGTCAAGGTTTTCGATCTCTCCTATCTAATATCCAGCGTTTTGACGGAGTTCAAGAAAATGGGCTCTCCCTCGCTGGCGCTCTATCTGATCCCTCATCTTCTGGAGGGATACTGCCTCAACAACACGTTGACGACCGAAGAAAGGGAGAGCATCGTGTACCTTCTGGGTGCAGTTCTACTGAATCAGGTTCACTTCTTTCTTGTCCGCGGCTATCCCGAGGAGGCCGCCTTCGCCGAATCGATCCTGGAATGGGTCGTGGACAACAGGGAGAGAATAAACGACAAGGTTGGCCTGACTTGCTCTCATTCCACCTCCAGATGA
- a CDS encoding TetR/AcrR family transcriptional regulator has product MTAEEINTRERIFKATLELIKEGKDANRLTTRQIGDRAGVNPSLVNYHFQSKENLIGQVVGTMMGEIIGQLRRSDAIENDPETRLREILLTTADAAFKFYNVSRIAIAGELKEGCRNSCQMVLPLLQEIFKGYTLPDLNVIALQLMLPFHHIVVDPDLYGKYLGADFFDEKQRRRKINQMVDLVLARYDKEAKE; this is encoded by the coding sequence TTGACAGCCGAAGAAATCAACACCAGAGAAAGAATCTTCAAAGCCACGCTCGAATTGATTAAAGAGGGAAAAGACGCAAACAGACTCACTACTAGGCAAATAGGAGATAGGGCCGGGGTGAATCCTTCGCTGGTCAACTACCATTTCCAGTCGAAGGAAAATCTCATAGGTCAGGTCGTGGGAACGATGATGGGAGAGATCATCGGACAGCTGCGGCGAAGCGATGCAATCGAAAACGATCCGGAAACCAGGTTGAGAGAGATATTACTTACCACTGCCGATGCGGCTTTCAAATTTTACAACGTGAGCAGGATTGCCATAGCCGGCGAGTTGAAAGAGGGCTGCAGGAACTCCTGTCAGATGGTTTTACCGCTTTTGCAGGAGATCTTCAAGGGTTACACTCTTCCCGATCTGAACGTGATCGCCCTCCAGCTGATGCTTCCGTTTCATCATATAGTCGTCGATCCCGATCTTTACGGTAAGTATCTCGGCGCGGACTTTTTCGATGAGAAGCAGCGAAGGCGAAAGATAAATCAAATGGTAGATCTGGTTCTGGCCAGATATGATAAGGAGGCAAAGGAATGA
- a CDS encoding DUF4180 domain-containing protein produces the protein MERRDEVFRSSQDVLDAIADLCYEGCERFIFYKENFPESFYDLRTGLAGDILQKMSTYYIKLAIVGDFSGYTSKSLKAFIYESNRGKQTFFVASEEEALKALGLS, from the coding sequence ATGGAGAGACGGGATGAGGTTTTCAGGAGTTCGCAGGATGTTCTCGATGCGATAGCCGATCTGTGTTATGAAGGGTGTGAAAGGTTCATTTTCTACAAAGAGAACTTCCCAGAGAGTTTCTACGATCTCCGGACCGGCCTGGCCGGAGACATACTGCAAAAGATGTCCACCTATTATATAAAACTGGCGATTGTTGGCGATTTCAGCGGCTATACGAGTAAAAGTCTTAAAGCCTTCATTTACGAATCGAACAGGGGAAAGCAGACTTTCTTCGTGGCGAGCGAAGAAGAGGCGTTGAAAGCCCTCGGTCTGTCTTAA
- a CDS encoding MFS transporter, translated as MANGLQGVLLGHIGKAFPAFKVKNYRYFWIGQLISVMGTWMQTAAQSWLVLTITDSPFLLGLLGVAQFTPVLVFSLLAGVFVDRFPKRSILLITQSVSMLLALALAVLVFTNTVQYWHIFLLSFGLGMVKTLDIPARQSFMIELVGKDVLLNAIALNSTVFNLARIVGPAVAGILMAMVGAGWCFLINGITFIAVILGIFKIDVRPVINRRPRGTVLPDIKEGLAYLVKSPILITTTLMLAIVSTFGMNYSVLIPVFARNQLGLDSQGYGWLMASLGVGSLIGALIIAGKSAKGPSRARLFVVPFITSALFLLIGFNRSYLLSAFLICLMGLANIFFTTSANSLMQINSSNELRGRVMSVYSLVFAGSTPLGNLFVGTVSDRYGGASAFVWSGVITFSLVSTVVIAYGLRKRIKRLSVSGQV; from the coding sequence TTGGCTAACGGTTTGCAGGGTGTACTCCTCGGCCATATAGGCAAGGCCTTCCCGGCTTTCAAAGTGAAGAATTACCGGTATTTCTGGATCGGTCAACTAATTTCGGTCATGGGAACGTGGATGCAGACCGCAGCCCAGTCGTGGCTCGTTTTGACCATTACCGACTCGCCCTTTCTTCTCGGACTACTGGGAGTTGCCCAGTTCACGCCGGTGCTGGTCTTCTCACTACTGGCCGGCGTCTTCGTCGATCGCTTCCCGAAGAGATCCATTCTGTTGATCACTCAGTCCGTCTCCATGCTGCTTGCCCTGGCACTCGCGGTTCTGGTTTTCACGAATACCGTGCAATACTGGCACATCTTTCTCCTCTCGTTCGGCCTGGGCATGGTGAAGACCCTGGACATACCGGCCAGGCAGTCTTTCATGATCGAGCTGGTAGGCAAAGACGTGCTCCTCAACGCTATCGCCCTCAATTCAACTGTTTTCAACCTCGCCAGGATAGTCGGTCCCGCGGTCGCCGGGATATTGATGGCGATGGTCGGAGCCGGCTGGTGTTTTCTCATAAACGGGATAACTTTCATAGCCGTCATACTCGGCATTTTCAAGATAGACGTGAGGCCGGTCATAAACAGAAGACCGCGCGGAACCGTTCTGCCGGATATCAAGGAAGGGCTGGCGTATCTCGTGAAGAGCCCGATACTCATCACCACGACACTGATGCTGGCGATAGTCAGCACCTTCGGCATGAATTACAGCGTTCTCATACCTGTCTTCGCGCGCAACCAGCTCGGGCTGGACTCTCAGGGGTACGGCTGGCTCATGGCCTCTCTCGGCGTGGGCTCGCTTATAGGTGCACTGATTATCGCCGGAAAGAGCGCTAAAGGCCCCAGTCGCGCACGGCTCTTCGTGGTCCCCTTCATCACCTCGGCGCTCTTTCTGTTGATTGGCTTCAACAGGTCGTATCTCCTCTCCGCCTTCCTTATATGCCTGATGGGCCTGGCCAATATCTTCTTCACGACGTCGGCCAACAGCCTGATGCAAATAAACTCCAGCAACGAGCTGAGGGGGAGGGTCATGAGCGTTTACTCGCTCGTCTTCGCAGGCTCGACGCCGCTGGGCAATCTCTTCGTCGGAACCGTCTCCGACAGGTACGGAGGGGCGAGCGCCTTCGTCTGGTCGGGCGTGATCACCTTCTCGCTTGTCTCCACGGTGGTTATCGCGTACGGCCTAAGGAAAAGAATCAAACGCTTGAGTGTGAGTGGGCAGGTCTGA
- a CDS encoding cupin domain-containing protein → MKEDRARSQDRKAKEIHPDTKAIIEHYQFQRLPVESTLYVSTYRSGVKTLEGGPLSTAMIGLYSDSPESLSLFHRLTADEVWHFYGGDPLKLVLLYPDGSSEDITMGNDFVKGQLVQFVVPAGVWQAGYMVPGGRYSLFGCTMAPGFTGSCFEAGTTDELLKKYPQRSEEIIRLSVRGIREKMPDGFSG, encoded by the coding sequence ATGAAGGAAGATAGGGCTCGATCACAGGATAGAAAAGCGAAGGAGATTCACCCGGATACGAAAGCGATAATAGAGCATTACCAGTTCCAGCGTTTGCCGGTCGAGAGCACTCTGTATGTCAGCACCTATCGCTCCGGTGTTAAAACCCTCGAGGGCGGGCCGCTCTCGACGGCTATGATCGGTCTTTATTCGGACAGTCCGGAGAGCCTTTCGCTGTTCCACCGTTTAACTGCCGATGAGGTGTGGCATTTCTACGGAGGCGATCCCTTGAAACTGGTTCTACTTTATCCCGACGGCTCGAGCGAAGATATAACGATGGGAAACGACTTCGTCAAAGGACAGCTCGTTCAATTCGTCGTTCCGGCCGGAGTCTGGCAGGCCGGTTATATGGTTCCGGGCGGACGTTACTCGCTTTTCGGCTGCACGATGGCGCCGGGATTCACCGGCTCCTGCTTCGAAGCCGGAACCACCGATGAACTGCTCAAGAAATACCCCCAACGGTCGGAAGAGATAATCAGGCTAAGCGTAAGGGGCATTCGCGAGAAGATGCCCGATGGATTCTCCGGTTAA
- a CDS encoding lysophospholipid acyltransferase family protein, producing the protein MRGRRLPGDRFIWRALRPILRRPFMKRYNLHAVNAEKIPDPPFLLVGNHAYFIDAALIEAFVSYPIVWAVAAGNFRLPLAASILKAADAIEKRKGVPDVAAMRKILRVLKDGGIIGLMPEGSVTWDGEFGEVPPGTEKFLDRVDVPVVAARMNGGYLTRPRWADHHRWGRIEIAFEVFRGSEALDFLSHSSDWEWQREKKIVFKGRKRASGIERIAWFCERCGGFRTISARGDEAVCAECGAALTVDEYGYVSGRSVPEVLKVQRELLAAYLAREGSLKVGPGEAVILNTLTEGTEKVRGEVSIDGLELRVGERSYRLENVRGFSTYLKRLNEFNYDRDVVRLKTEHSSYLLYCAHRILAGPEASTL; encoded by the coding sequence TTGCGAGGAAGAAGACTGCCGGGCGACAGATTCATATGGAGGGCACTGAGGCCTATTCTGAGGCGCCCATTCATGAAACGCTACAATCTTCACGCGGTGAACGCCGAAAAGATTCCCGATCCGCCCTTCCTTCTGGTCGGAAACCACGCTTATTTCATAGACGCCGCTCTAATCGAGGCTTTCGTGAGCTATCCCATCGTGTGGGCCGTCGCAGCCGGCAATTTCAGGCTTCCCCTGGCAGCCTCTATTTTGAAGGCCGCCGACGCGATCGAAAAGCGGAAGGGAGTCCCGGATGTTGCCGCGATGAGAAAGATTCTCAGGGTGTTGAAGGACGGGGGCATAATCGGTCTGATGCCCGAGGGCTCCGTGACCTGGGACGGCGAGTTCGGCGAGGTGCCGCCCGGAACTGAAAAGTTTCTCGACAGGGTCGATGTTCCCGTGGTGGCGGCTAGGATGAACGGGGGTTATCTGACCAGGCCGAGGTGGGCCGACCACCACCGCTGGGGAAGGATCGAGATCGCTTTCGAGGTCTTTCGCGGAAGCGAGGCGCTGGATTTTCTTTCACATTCCTCCGACTGGGAATGGCAGAGAGAAAAGAAGATCGTTTTCAAAGGGCGAAAAAGGGCTTCCGGTATAGAGAGAATCGCATGGTTCTGCGAGAGATGCGGGGGCTTTCGCACAATTTCAGCCAGAGGCGACGAGGCGGTCTGCGCCGAATGCGGCGCCGCGTTGACAGTCGATGAGTACGGATATGTATCAGGTAGGAGCGTGCCGGAGGTTTTGAAGGTCCAGAGAGAGCTTCTGGCGGCATACCTCGCGAGAGAGGGTTCCCTCAAGGTCGGCCCGGGGGAGGCCGTGATCTTGAACACCCTTACAGAGGGGACAGAGAAAGTCAGAGGGGAGGTCTCGATCGACGGCCTCGAGCTGAGGGTAGGAGAGAGGAGCTATCGGCTTGAAAACGTCAGGGGCTTCTCCACTTATCTTAAGCGTTTGAACGAGTTCAACTACGACCGTGATGTGGTAAGACTTAAAACGGAACACTCCTCTTATCTTCTCTACTGCGCCCACCGCATCCTCGCCGGCCCGGAGGCCTCTACACTATAA